One genomic segment of bacterium includes these proteins:
- a CDS encoding IS3 family transposase (programmed frameshift) has protein sequence MKYSEAFKSKMVRKMASPDGPSAHALAQDVGVHQSTLSRWLRQAARVQDMTKRDQASRSWSAAQKLEAVFEAASLSEEDLGPILRRKGLYRKDLEQWRGEMLKGLEAKLPHRRTSSKTPEGRRVRELEKELRRKDAALAETAALLVLKKKGPGDLGGRGRRHDAQERQVILELIDEAVRCGARLEPACETLGLAVRTIQRWQQRGGGEDCRHGPKSEPPNKLSAADRQHVLEIVNSPEYCDLSPNQIVPRLADEGIYVASEATMYRILREEKLLTHRQRSRPAVTWRPKEHVATGPCQVFSWDITYLRSPVRGEFFYLYLILDVWSRKIMGARVHSEECNEREAELFEQTCCRHGLDPEGVVLHSDNGGPMKGSTMLATLQSLGVVASFSRPRVSDDNPFSEALFRTLKYRPEYPSRPFASLEEASLWIEGFVRWYNTEHRHSAIRFVTPEDRHSGREEEILKQRQRVYERARRRNPRRWSGATRNWQPIETVYLNPEKKSSREDLPAAA, from the exons ATGAAGTACTCCGAGGCGTTCAAGTCGAAGATGGTGCGCAAGATGGCCTCGCCCGATGGGCCGAGTGCCCACGCCTTGGCGCAGGACGTGGGCGTGCACCAGAGCACGCTGTCGCGCTGGCTGCGGCAAGCCGCTAGAGTTCAAGACATGACGAAGCGAGACCAGGCGTCGCGGTCATGGAGCGCCGCACAGAAGTTGGAAGCCGTGTTCGAGGCGGCGTCGTTGTCGGAGGAAGATCTCGGCCCTATCCTGCGCCGTAAGGGCCTGTATCGTAAGGACTTGGAGCAATGGCGTGGGGAGATGCTCAAGGGCCTGGAGGCGAAGCTGCCGCATCGTAGGACGTCGAGCAAGACGCCTGAAGGTCGCCGTGTCCGCGAGTTGGAGAAGGAGCTCCGGCGCAAGGATGCGGCCCTGGCGGAGACCGCGGCGCTGCTGGTGCTGAAAAAAAAAG GTCCAGGCGATCTGGGGGGCCGAGGACGCCGCCACGACGCGCAGGAGAGGCAAGTGATCCTCGAGTTGATCGACGAAGCCGTGCGCTGTGGCGCCCGGCTCGAGCCAGCCTGCGAGACGCTAGGCCTGGCGGTGCGAACGATCCAACGCTGGCAACAGCGAGGCGGTGGTGAGGATTGCCGACATGGCCCGAAGAGCGAGCCCCCCAACAAGCTCTCTGCGGCCGATCGTCAGCACGTGCTCGAGATCGTCAACTCGCCCGAGTACTGTGATCTGTCGCCGAACCAGATCGTGCCCCGGTTAGCCGATGAGGGCATCTATGTGGCGTCGGAAGCCACGATGTACCGCATCCTTCGCGAAGAAAAGCTGCTGACCCACCGCCAGCGCTCGCGACCTGCCGTCACCTGGCGTCCCAAAGAGCACGTCGCCACCGGCCCGTGCCAAGTCTTCAGCTGGGACATCACCTATTTGCGCTCTCCGGTGCGTGGAGAGTTCTTTTACCTTTACCTGATTCTGGACGTCTGGAGTCGCAAGATCATGGGCGCCAGGGTCCATAGCGAGGAGTGCAACGAGCGTGAGGCAGAGCTCTTTGAGCAGACCTGCTGTCGTCACGGTCTGGACCCAGAGGGCGTCGTTCTGCACTCCGACAATGGCGGTCCAATGAAGGGCTCCACCATGCTGGCTACCCTCCAGAGTCTGGGCGTCGTCGCCTCCTTCAGCCGGCCGCGAGTCAGTGACGACAACCCCTTCTCCGAAGCGCTGTTTCGCACCCTGAAGTACCGGCCCGAGTACCCGTCTCGTCCCTTCGCTTCCCTCGAGGAAGCCAGCCTCTGGATCGAGGGCTTCGTGCGCTGGTACAACACCGAGCACCGCCATAGCGCGATTCGCTTTGTGACACCGGAAGATCGGCATAGCGGTCGGGAAGAAGAGATCCTGAAGCAGCGTCAGCGCGTCTACGAACGAGCTCGGCGGCGCAACCCTCGGCGATGGTCGGGTGCGACTCGCAACTGGCAACCGATCGAGACGGTCTATCTCAACCCTGAGAAGAAGTCCTCGCGGGAGGATCTCCCAGCCGCAGCGTAG